A region of Schistosoma mansoni strain Puerto Rico chromosome 1, complete genome DNA encodes the following proteins:
- a CDS encoding 26S proteasome subunit P28-related: MTATAESVSEQKSSDPFIPWGFPNELNLCRAARHADIKAVSRSIANGVDINFIDGFGKTALHYAAASKHAKNFIIIYLFFSSKKILNLTTDGSYESVKLLVANKANVNIWDSNGTTPLHLAAKGNHTRVVKFLLMSGADINHECISGVKPIDLAIYKSETWKVLLNAANGDLPKIEHLIQTRTVPLIPQFAIQREIDKQAKANEKKGGTKKSGKKSGKKSGKGKKKK; the protein is encoded by the exons atgaCAGCAACTGCTGAATCGGTATCAGAACAAAAATCATCCGATCCATTTATTCCATGGGGTTTtccaaatgaattaaatttatgTAGAGCAGCACGTCATGCTGATATAAAAGCTGTAAGCAGATCTATTGCAAATGGAGTGGATATAAACTTTATTGATGGTTTTGGTAAAACAGCATTACACTATGCAGCCGCAAGTAAACATGCTAAaaatttcataattatttatttatttttctcttcAAAAAAAATCTTAAATTTAACAACAGACGGAAGCTATGAATCGGTGAAACTTCTTGTTGCTAATAAAGCAAATGTAAATATATGGGATTCAAATGGAACTACACCATTACATTTGGCCGCTAAAG GAAATCATACAAGAGTGGTGAAATTTTTACTTATGTCTGGGGCAGATATTAATCATGAATGTATTAGTGGCGTCAAACCGATTGACTTGGCAATTTATAAGTCCGAAACTTGGAAA GTTTTATTGAACGCTGCAAACGGTGATCTACCTAAAATTGAGCATTTAATACAAACACGTACAGTTCCTCTAATTCCCCAATTCGCAATACAAAGAGAAATTGATAAACAAGCTAAGGCAAATGAAAAGAAAGGTGGGACAAAGAAAAGTGGAAAGAAGAGTGGAAAGAAAAGTGGTAAAGGCAAAAAGAAGAAATGA